In the Chloroherpetonaceae bacterium genome, one interval contains:
- a CDS encoding DNA translocase FtsK translates to MPTSERESSSVSQSKSKRKAKQAKLAFLSALSARQSELLGAALMLLSLLLLIALVAYSPDDDSVIENVSLFEIFTEVGRLAASKVRNPLGFLGAKLSGALVCTVLGYPTAILVLAVGFWGWSLFRRRAPDKALTVTIYAVLFSTLLASLFGLTHFSFSQVMSGAIGRFIATVLSTSVGTFGAWVILLALLGITLVLCIDLDLQKTTDRLLYLFRNKASEAQMRFKEWHKARAAMRQAQQAAESSEAGAECDRAASTAESSPITDTEAPAPTPHLSDALSQLSVPMSTSSAQFASETAASTEHTSAASVALPSSTSDLPLIVKNTSEPMPSLSETSPQHSAPTALSLEPPVLREESCADTSLPLGDILRESDKEAFEASAVKTSTNWATALLTQSDDSIDDILQDYYLGQKRGSLASPNDATDPAFTHHSAAPLEPEITLIQAPEEVPANLDDRPLEVETKEKFTYQFPSIDLLLDPEPEQDPVSLEELEEHKRRLLEKLRIYKIEITRIEATVGPRVTLFELELAPDVKVSRIVALQDDLAMAMAARGIRIIAPIPGKNAVGVEIPNHKPRIVRIKSLLNSEKFKHSKFKLPIALGKTIANEIFIDDLCKMPHLLVAGATGSGKSVGINTLLTSLLYFCSPEQVKFLLIDPKRVELFPYQCLKDHFLVKFQDLEEQIITDTSKAVYALKSVEKEMDNRYERLAKAGVRNLQAYNEKFPQEALPFIVVVIDELADMMITAGREVEEPIARLAQLARAVGIHLVVATQRPSVDVITGVIKANFPARIAYQVASKVDSRTILDTVGAEQLLGNGDMLYLPASQPKPIRLQNALVTTEEVEALTAFIASQKGPSMAYLLPAPDMKASGNGKSQVGWDDDDEESTGELDKMFAEAARLVVRHQQGSVSLLQRRLKLGFGRAARIMDQLEQYGIVGPPDGSKPRQVLIQSEAELDARLEKLA, encoded by the coding sequence ATGCCAACTTCGGAAAGAGAGTCTTCTTCAGTCAGCCAGTCAAAGTCTAAACGCAAAGCGAAGCAAGCCAAACTAGCTTTTCTCTCTGCACTCTCGGCACGCCAGTCTGAGCTGCTTGGCGCCGCACTGATGCTTCTCTCACTGCTTTTGCTCATTGCTCTTGTCGCTTACTCGCCTGACGATGATTCTGTCATTGAAAACGTCTCGCTCTTTGAGATCTTCACCGAAGTGGGGCGACTTGCCGCTTCAAAAGTGCGAAACCCACTAGGTTTCTTGGGTGCCAAGCTCTCTGGCGCACTGGTGTGCACCGTGTTAGGCTATCCGACTGCAATTCTGGTGCTGGCAGTTGGGTTTTGGGGCTGGTCGCTTTTTCGCCGACGTGCGCCTGACAAAGCACTGACCGTTACAATTTATGCTGTGCTGTTTTCTACACTCTTAGCCTCTCTCTTTGGCTTGACTCACTTCTCGTTCAGCCAAGTGATGTCGGGTGCTATTGGGCGATTTATCGCTACAGTGCTCTCGACCAGCGTTGGCACTTTTGGGGCGTGGGTGATTCTCCTTGCTTTGCTCGGCATTACACTTGTGCTCTGCATTGACCTTGATTTGCAGAAAACAACCGACCGCTTGCTTTACCTATTCCGCAACAAAGCCAGCGAAGCACAGATGCGATTTAAGGAGTGGCACAAAGCCCGAGCCGCTATGCGACAAGCTCAGCAGGCGGCTGAATCCAGTGAAGCAGGCGCTGAGTGCGACCGTGCAGCCAGCACGGCTGAATCTTCTCCAATCACTGACACTGAAGCACCCGCTCCAACACCTCACCTCTCCGACGCCTTGTCGCAGCTCAGCGTTCCAATGTCCACCTCATCGGCTCAATTTGCTTCAGAGACTGCAGCTTCGACTGAACACACTTCTGCTGCATCCGTTGCGCTGCCGTCTTCTACAAGTGACCTGCCGCTCATTGTCAAAAACACCTCAGAGCCTATGCCGTCTCTATCAGAGACTTCTCCTCAACACTCCGCACCCACTGCTCTTTCACTCGAGCCGCCCGTGCTTCGTGAAGAAAGCTGCGCCGATACTTCTCTACCACTCGGAGACATACTCAGAGAGAGCGACAAAGAAGCCTTCGAAGCGTCTGCGGTTAAAACCTCTACCAACTGGGCTACGGCGCTCTTGACTCAGTCCGACGATAGCATTGATGACATTTTGCAAGACTACTATTTAGGCCAGAAAAGAGGCAGCCTTGCTTCCCCTAACGATGCCACTGACCCTGCTTTCACTCATCACTCTGCCGCTCCCCTTGAACCAGAGATAACTTTAATTCAAGCGCCTGAAGAAGTCCCTGCAAACTTAGATGACCGTCCGCTTGAAGTGGAGACAAAGGAAAAATTCACTTACCAATTTCCATCTATTGACTTGCTGCTTGACCCTGAACCAGAGCAAGACCCTGTCTCGCTCGAGGAGCTTGAGGAGCACAAGCGTCGGCTCTTAGAGAAACTGCGCATTTACAAAATTGAAATCACGCGCATTGAGGCTACAGTTGGCCCACGCGTGACGCTCTTTGAGCTGGAGCTTGCGCCTGATGTCAAGGTTAGCCGCATTGTGGCACTTCAAGATGACCTTGCAATGGCTATGGCGGCACGCGGCATTCGCATCATTGCACCTATTCCGGGCAAAAACGCTGTGGGCGTTGAGATTCCCAACCATAAGCCACGCATTGTGCGCATTAAGTCGCTTCTCAATAGCGAGAAGTTCAAACACTCCAAGTTCAAGTTGCCTATTGCGCTTGGCAAAACGATTGCCAATGAAATTTTTATTGATGACCTTTGCAAAATGCCTCACCTTTTGGTTGCGGGTGCAACGGGTTCAGGTAAATCTGTGGGCATTAATACCCTTCTTACTAGCTTGCTTTACTTTTGCTCACCTGAGCAAGTAAAGTTCCTTTTGATTGACCCCAAGCGCGTGGAGCTTTTTCCATATCAGTGCCTTAAAGACCACTTTTTGGTCAAGTTCCAAGATTTGGAAGAGCAAATCATTACTGACACCAGCAAAGCGGTCTATGCGCTCAAATCAGTTGAAAAGGAAATGGACAATCGGTATGAACGCTTGGCTAAAGCAGGCGTGCGAAATTTGCAAGCCTACAATGAAAAGTTTCCGCAGGAGGCGTTGCCTTTCATCGTGGTGGTGATTGATGAGCTGGCTGATATGATGATTACCGCAGGGCGTGAGGTAGAAGAGCCGATTGCTCGTCTGGCACAACTGGCGCGCGCAGTTGGCATTCATCTGGTTGTGGCTACGCAGCGTCCATCAGTCGATGTAATTACAGGCGTTATCAAAGCCAATTTCCCTGCACGCATTGCGTATCAAGTCGCTAGCAAAGTTGACTCTCGCACGATTTTAGATACAGTTGGCGCAGAGCAACTCTTAGGCAACGGCGATATGCTTTATTTGCCCGCCTCGCAGCCTAAACCTATTCGCTTGCAGAATGCACTGGTTACAACCGAAGAAGTAGAAGCGCTCACGGCGTTTATCGCCTCGCAGAAAGGCCCCAGTATGGCTTATCTCTTGCCTGCACCTGATATGAAAGCCTCAGGGAACGGGAAAAGCCAAGTGGGTTGGGACGATGATGACGAGGAGAGCACTGGTGAGCTTGATAAGATGTTTGCTGAAGCGGCTCGGCTGGTGGTGCGTCATCAGCAAGGCAGTGTGTCACTTCTGCAGCGGCGCCTTAAGTTGGGGTTCGGACGTGCCGCACGCATTATGGATCAATTGGAGCAATACGGTATCGTTGGTCCGCCCGATGGCAGCAAGCCGCGTCAAGTGCTCATTCAATCCGAAGCCGAGTTAGATGCGCGTCTGGAAAAGTTAGCATAG
- a CDS encoding 2-phosphosulfolactate phosphatase: MKIDVFFTPEGFDDDYLRERHAVVIDVLRASTSIIVALQNGAKEIALYTDIEEARSAASSLFNEQPLLCGERHGKIIEGFDLGNSPEEFTAEVVAGKPLIFCTTNGTKAVLKARSAKTTTIGAFINISIVKEFLVRPENIDYNLAIVCAGKENRFSLEDALCAGLLVDKLLADKKAQVISLSDSALSARILYEKFRGNELAALKESEHGRYLSTIGFSKDLEFAAKLDTSQALPILEDGVLRLYKLETKKFKRVD; encoded by the coding sequence ATGAAAATTGATGTCTTCTTTACGCCAGAGGGGTTTGATGATGATTATTTGCGTGAGCGGCACGCCGTCGTCATTGATGTTTTGCGTGCCAGCACCAGCATCATTGTTGCCCTGCAAAATGGCGCCAAAGAAATTGCTCTTTACACGGACATTGAGGAGGCTCGTTCTGCCGCCAGCAGCCTCTTCAATGAACAGCCTCTTCTCTGCGGCGAGCGACACGGCAAAATCATTGAGGGCTTCGATCTTGGCAACTCACCCGAAGAATTTACCGCCGAAGTGGTCGCTGGCAAGCCGCTCATTTTTTGCACCACCAACGGCACCAAAGCCGTGCTCAAAGCTCGGAGCGCAAAAACGACCACAATTGGCGCCTTTATCAACATCTCCATCGTCAAAGAATTTCTGGTCCGACCTGAAAACATTGATTACAATCTTGCGATTGTCTGCGCTGGCAAGGAAAATCGCTTCTCGTTAGAAGATGCACTCTGTGCGGGGCTTCTGGTCGATAAATTGCTTGCCGACAAAAAAGCGCAAGTCATCTCGCTTTCCGACTCTGCTCTCTCGGCACGCATTCTCTATGAAAAGTTTCGTGGCAATGAACTTGCCGCCCTCAAAGAAAGTGAGCACGGTCGCTACCTCTCTACTATTGGCTTCTCCAAAGACCTCGAGTTTGCTGCCAAGCTCGACACCTCACAAGCCTTACCCATTCTTGAAGATGGGGTGCTGCGGCTCTACAAGCTGGAGACCAAAAAATTTAAGCGCGTTGATTAA
- a CDS encoding cytochrome c family protein: protein MAQLFPRWTNKFPTVFAISFVGGLALVVLLIWYYWSPKALDVGYRPKQPVPYSHKLHAGDLGLDCRYCHTTVEKAANASVPPTQTCMNCHEKHVLPKSEKLLLVRESWTTGKPIEWIKVHKVPDYAYFNHSVHVNAGVGCQSCHGNVAQMDERGVMQVEPLSMGWCLDCHRNPDPHLRPVSEVTNMNWVVPANQAELAAEIKAKKKLNPPTECSACHR, encoded by the coding sequence ATGGCACAGCTATTCCCAAGATGGACAAACAAATTTCCAACAGTCTTTGCGATTAGTTTTGTTGGAGGGCTAGCGCTGGTAGTGTTGCTGATTTGGTATTACTGGTCCCCCAAAGCGCTCGATGTGGGCTACAGACCCAAGCAGCCTGTCCCATACAGCCACAAGTTGCATGCAGGCGACTTAGGGCTGGATTGCCGCTACTGCCACACAACTGTAGAAAAAGCGGCTAATGCCAGCGTGCCACCTACGCAAACCTGTATGAATTGCCACGAAAAGCATGTCTTGCCTAAAAGCGAAAAGCTGCTACTGGTTCGAGAAAGCTGGACGACGGGCAAACCCATTGAGTGGATTAAAGTGCATAAGGTGCCCGACTACGCCTACTTCAATCATAGTGTTCATGTCAATGCGGGCGTAGGCTGCCAGAGCTGCCATGGCAATGTAGCGCAAATGGACGAGCGAGGCGTGATGCAGGTTGAGCCGCTCTCCATGGGTTGGTGTTTGGATTGTCATCGCAATCCAGACCCGCACCTGCGACCCGTTAGCGAAGTGACCAATATGAACTGGGTCGTGCCTGCCAACCAAGCCGAATTAGCGGCAGAAATCAAAGCCAAAAAGAAACTCAATCCGCCGACGGAATGCTCGGCTTGCCACCGATAA
- a CDS encoding nucleoside monophosphate kinase: MSNFRFPPKDWLDLPNFLSVEEFKNLPPSANTCIIIEGMPYSGRHTQAQVMSEELNLPKFAFSEWVTKYPPENDEERRIIAECLQNSVYLPDPLRNKVADWALHEFYDKRHTSDEYYSRPFIMVGYPRTLEQAKHFQKFLAQRQIYALVAVIEINSKEARRRMSESTVKRIGHESDKLPEVQKIRLGEYFLKTHGYLKWLLLMEKAVSFKTCLDRSEYEQRKHEFSEVIDRGEYVVLSQQDVSNMIMKFLGMFHFVQYIGA; the protein is encoded by the coding sequence ATGAGCAACTTTCGTTTTCCGCCAAAAGATTGGCTTGATTTGCCCAATTTTCTTTCCGTTGAGGAGTTTAAGAACTTGCCACCCAGCGCCAATACCTGTATCATCATTGAGGGAATGCCTTATTCAGGTCGGCACACGCAAGCGCAAGTTATGAGCGAAGAGCTGAACTTGCCGAAGTTTGCTTTCTCTGAGTGGGTTACAAAGTATCCGCCTGAAAATGACGAAGAGCGGCGAATTATTGCCGAGTGTTTGCAAAATAGCGTCTATTTGCCCGACCCCCTTCGCAACAAGGTCGCTGACTGGGCTTTGCATGAGTTTTACGACAAGCGCCACACCAGCGATGAATACTACAGCCGTCCGTTCATTATGGTTGGCTACCCGCGCACACTCGAGCAAGCCAAGCACTTTCAGAAGTTTTTAGCACAGCGCCAGATTTATGCGCTTGTTGCTGTCATTGAAATTAACTCCAAAGAAGCACGGCGCCGAATGAGCGAAAGCACTGTCAAGCGCATCGGGCACGAAAGCGATAAGCTGCCCGAGGTGCAAAAGATTCGTCTCGGCGAATACTTCCTTAAAACGCACGGCTATCTCAAGTGGCTGCTCCTGATGGAAAAAGCCGTGAGCTTTAAGACTTGCTTAGACCGCTCTGAGTATGAGCAGCGTAAGCATGAGTTCTCCGAAGTCATTGACCGTGGCGAGTATGTCGTGCTCTCGCAACAAGATGTCTCGAATATGATTATGAAGTTTTTGGGAATGTTCCACTTTGTGCAGTATATCGGCGCATAG
- a CDS encoding heme o synthase, translating into MEVKQAISSEHAGKHTVAEVVKNLLLLTKPTIMLLVVFSAAVALCLEGSLLTDPLRFGLILLAVYLTGGAANALNQYFEREIDAQMARTRLRRPLPQGKLTPNQALGFSVAIAAIGVGIFAAAFNWLSATITLATILFYGFFYTLWLKPTTPQNIVIGGAAGAMAPIGVWAAVTGNVALEAYLLFLLVFFWTPPHFWALAMLCKEDYQKVNYPMMPIAKGDEVTLRQMVIYTTMTVAVSLGLAVLIGGYVYWIVASVLGGLYIKKTFDAQKNRGREKMRALFSYSILYLFGLFTALVIESVVQRVFA; encoded by the coding sequence ATGGAAGTGAAGCAAGCAATATCCAGTGAGCACGCTGGAAAGCATACGGTTGCAGAAGTGGTCAAGAACCTCTTGCTGCTGACCAAACCCACGATTATGCTGCTGGTCGTGTTTTCAGCGGCGGTGGCATTGTGCTTAGAAGGCAGTCTGCTCACAGACCCGCTTCGCTTCGGATTGATTCTCTTAGCAGTCTATCTGACAGGCGGTGCAGCAAATGCGCTCAATCAATACTTTGAGCGTGAGATCGATGCCCAAATGGCGCGCACTCGGTTGCGTCGACCACTCCCGCAGGGCAAACTGACGCCCAATCAAGCCTTAGGGTTTAGTGTTGCAATTGCAGCAATAGGGGTTGGGATTTTTGCCGCTGCATTTAATTGGCTGAGCGCCACTATTACGCTTGCAACGATTCTGTTCTACGGCTTTTTCTACACGCTTTGGCTCAAGCCCACTACGCCACAGAATATCGTCATCGGCGGTGCGGCAGGCGCGATGGCACCGATTGGCGTTTGGGCCGCCGTAACAGGCAATGTAGCACTGGAAGCCTATCTGCTCTTCCTCCTTGTCTTTTTCTGGACACCACCACACTTCTGGGCACTGGCAATGCTATGCAAGGAAGACTACCAAAAAGTGAACTATCCAATGATGCCTATCGCAAAAGGTGATGAGGTGACACTGCGGCAAATGGTCATCTATACCACTATGACCGTTGCAGTCTCGCTTGGGCTTGCCGTGCTCATTGGCGGCTATGTCTATTGGATTGTGGCGTCGGTCTTAGGCGGACTGTATATCAAGAAAACCTTTGATGCACAGAAAAATCGGGGGCGAGAAAAGATGCGTGCGCTATTTAGCTACTCGATTCTTTATCTCTTCGGACTCTTTACTGCGCTGGTGATAGAGAGCGTGGTGCAACGAGTTTTTGCATAA
- a CDS encoding T9SS type A sorting domain-containing protein, with amino-acid sequence MLGREVAVLVAARQEAGRYEVMFDGSGLPSGVYFYTLRAGRFAETKKMILAK; translated from the coding sequence GTGTTGGGTCGGGAGGTGGCGGTGTTGGTGGCAGCTCGTCAGGAGGCGGGGCGGTATGAGGTGATGTTTGATGGGAGTGGGTTGCCGAGTGGCGTGTATTTTTACACGCTGCGAGCAGGGCGGTTTGCAGAGACCAAGAAAATGATATTAGCAAAGTAA
- a CDS encoding SDR family NAD(P)-dependent oxidoreductase → MKKIALITGAAGNLGVAVVRKFLAEGYHIVATLEPGIDNSAFLAAFPSVETETVDVTLEEPMRGLVQRIVQQHQRLDAGIFLVGGFAMGSLAETDDKALDKMIRLNFKSAFFSAKPVFAQMIQQGFGNLVFIGARAGLDLKSGGYAVAYGFSKSLVFRLAELLNAEGNARGVSASVIVPSIIDTPQNRAAMPNADYKSWIKPEELADAIYFTCSTVGSKLRDTVLKIYHDA, encoded by the coding sequence ATGAAAAAAATCGCACTCATTACTGGCGCAGCGGGCAACTTGGGTGTCGCTGTTGTCCGAAAATTTCTTGCCGAAGGGTATCACATTGTCGCCACGCTTGAGCCCGGCATTGATAATTCAGCCTTTTTGGCAGCCTTTCCAAGCGTGGAGACCGAAACCGTCGATGTAACGCTCGAAGAGCCAATGCGCGGGCTGGTGCAGCGCATCGTGCAGCAGCATCAGCGCCTTGATGCGGGCATTTTTCTGGTTGGTGGCTTTGCGATGGGAAGCCTTGCAGAGACAGACGATAAAGCGCTGGACAAAATGATTCGGCTGAATTTCAAATCTGCCTTCTTTTCCGCAAAGCCCGTCTTTGCGCAAATGATACAGCAAGGCTTTGGCAATCTGGTGTTCATTGGGGCGCGTGCAGGTTTAGATTTGAAAAGTGGCGGCTATGCAGTGGCCTACGGATTCTCCAAATCGCTGGTCTTTCGATTAGCCGAATTGCTCAATGCAGAGGGTAATGCAAGAGGGGTGAGCGCATCGGTCATTGTGCCCAGCATCATTGACACGCCGCAAAATCGTGCGGCTATGCCCAACGCCGACTACAAGTCGTGGATAAAACCCGAAGAACTGGCTGATGCAATTTACTTTACCTGCTCCACTGTAGGCTCTAAGCTGCGTGATACTGTCCTAAAAATCTACCACGATGCCTAA
- a CDS encoding lipase family protein, with product MEISFFDDVVKKPLPPYTLSALCPPNYEHRYFENWKAHRFNPDATTFDLCNAWWLAEAALLAYADTAFVQKVFDEADLHETGAKIKPFHKQSIWCYVAYTEQTILVAFRGTELQSFWDSVQDLMTDFDFFLVSDGAGAKVHRGFRDAVESIWDELAAYLAELSAQRPRRLWLTGHSLGAALATIAADKLARCSPLVVHGLYTFGSPRVGDLRFLHRFLLHPFAQNTFRVVLGADVVTRVPPVRWFRHIGKLCFINERDELQTALPRYPSQKMHLRQQWRRLLRALTPLSLKKISEFSELQIVPDFLADHAPICYAIRVWNCYVQSLHQTRRTGAISTAYSV from the coding sequence TTGGAAATTTCTTTCTTCGACGATGTCGTGAAAAAACCGCTGCCGCCTTACACCCTGTCGGCGCTTTGTCCTCCAAACTATGAGCACCGCTATTTTGAGAACTGGAAAGCCCACCGCTTTAACCCAGATGCCACCACATTTGACCTGTGTAATGCGTGGTGGCTGGCTGAAGCAGCACTGCTGGCTTACGCCGATACCGCCTTTGTTCAAAAGGTGTTTGACGAAGCGGACCTACACGAGACAGGTGCAAAAATCAAACCCTTCCACAAGCAAAGTATCTGGTGCTATGTGGCTTACACGGAACAAACCATTCTGGTTGCTTTTCGTGGCACAGAGCTGCAAAGCTTTTGGGACAGCGTGCAAGACTTGATGACAGACTTTGACTTCTTTCTTGTAAGCGACGGGGCAGGTGCAAAAGTGCATCGTGGCTTTCGTGATGCGGTAGAAAGCATCTGGGACGAACTGGCGGCCTACCTTGCGGAGCTGTCGGCACAGCGTCCGCGCCGACTGTGGCTCACGGGACATAGTCTCGGGGCAGCGTTGGCGACAATTGCAGCAGATAAACTGGCACGCTGCTCTCCGCTGGTGGTGCACGGACTGTACACTTTCGGCTCCCCACGCGTAGGGGACTTGCGCTTTCTGCATCGCTTTTTGTTACATCCCTTTGCGCAGAATACGTTTCGCGTGGTGCTGGGCGCCGATGTGGTTACACGAGTGCCACCTGTGCGCTGGTTTCGGCATATTGGCAAGCTCTGCTTTATCAATGAGCGTGATGAACTGCAAACGGCGCTGCCACGCTACCCATCGCAAAAGATGCACTTGCGCCAGCAATGGAGAAGGCTGCTGAGAGCGCTCACACCCCTTAGTTTGAAAAAAATTTCCGAATTTAGCGAGCTGCAAATTGTGCCAGACTTTTTGGCTGACCATGCACCGATTTGCTATGCGATTCGTGTCTGGAACTGTTATGTGCAATCGCTTCACCAAACTCGGCGCACTGGCGCAATATCAACCGCATACTCGGTATGA
- a CDS encoding M20 family metallopeptidase, with amino-acid sequence MNTEQIKAAISAETDKIFDEVVALRREFHRYPELAYEEVRTAGIVAEYLEGLGLEVQRGVAKTGVVAHLNGAAANGSSKVVALRADLDALPMPEETTHAFRSAIEGRMHACGHDAHTATLLGAAKVLSSLRAHLQGTVKFIFQPSEEKIPGGAKPMLEAGIFKDRTPDAVFGQHCMPQVPVGKVGFYAGAMMAAADELYITVKGRGGHGSAPHRTSDPIVAAVQIVTSLQTIVSRNMPPAAPVVVSITAIHGGSATNIIPNEVHMMGTLRTMDETVRELAHTRLKDIVHFTGKAMGVEAEIEIRKGYPVLINDKAMTEFAFKAAQEYLGEEHAVHAEPVMGAEDFAYFLQVCPGTFWQLGVGNAARGIVHNIHSTQFDIDEEALRVGTGFMSYLAWKFLSSTMS; translated from the coding sequence ATGAACACCGAACAGATAAAAGCCGCAATTTCAGCGGAGACGGACAAGATTTTTGATGAAGTGGTGGCACTTCGGCGTGAGTTTCATCGCTATCCAGAGCTGGCTTACGAGGAAGTGCGCACGGCAGGCATTGTAGCGGAGTATTTGGAAGGGTTGGGGCTTGAAGTGCAGCGTGGCGTAGCTAAAACAGGCGTAGTGGCGCATCTCAACGGGGCAGCGGCAAACGGCAGTTCCAAAGTTGTGGCGCTACGTGCGGACCTTGATGCGTTGCCCATGCCTGAGGAAACGACGCATGCCTTTCGCTCAGCCATTGAGGGACGAATGCATGCCTGTGGGCACGATGCTCATACCGCAACCTTATTGGGGGCAGCCAAAGTGCTCTCATCCCTTCGAGCGCATCTTCAAGGCACGGTGAAGTTTATTTTTCAGCCATCAGAGGAAAAAATTCCGGGCGGTGCAAAGCCAATGCTGGAAGCAGGGATCTTCAAAGACCGCACACCTGACGCTGTGTTTGGGCAACACTGCATGCCACAAGTGCCCGTTGGAAAAGTGGGTTTCTACGCAGGCGCCATGATGGCTGCAGCCGATGAGCTATACATCACCGTGAAAGGCAGAGGTGGACATGGTTCAGCGCCACACCGCACCAGCGACCCGATTGTGGCAGCGGTGCAAATTGTCACCTCGCTGCAAACGATTGTCAGTCGCAATATGCCGCCTGCTGCGCCCGTTGTGGTGAGCATCACCGCGATTCACGGCGGCAGCGCCACGAACATCATTCCAAACGAAGTGCACATGATGGGCACCTTGCGCACAATGGACGAAACGGTGCGAGAACTGGCACACACGCGCCTAAAAGACATCGTGCACTTTACGGGCAAGGCAATGGGCGTAGAAGCTGAAATTGAAATTCGCAAAGGGTATCCAGTGCTCATCAACGACAAAGCGATGACGGAGTTTGCCTTCAAAGCGGCGCAAGAATACTTGGGTGAAGAACATGCTGTGCATGCTGAGCCAGTTATGGGCGCAGAAGATTTTGCTTACTTCCTGCAAGTCTGTCCGGGCACATTTTGGCAATTAGGCGTGGGCAATGCGGCGCGTGGCATTGTGCACAACATTCACTCCACGCAGTTTGACATTGACGAAGAAGCCCTGCGCGTGGGCACAGGCTTTATGAGCTATCTGGCTTGGAAATTTCTTTCTTCGACGATGTCGTGA
- the gcvT gene encoding glycine cleavage system aminomethyltransferase GcvT, whose product MKRTPLYRVHQSLGAKFVEFGGYEMPVQYRSVLEEHHAVRRSIGVFDVSHMGEFELIGEGAQAFLNEMLTNDVSRLVPGRAQYNAMLYEGDATYPDGGIVDDLIVYCISATHFLLIVNASNIEKDWAWLCRHLPPRLSLINRSDEYSLLAVQGPNAEATLQKLTLLSLSEMRYYSFAHGVLAGVPMYVARTGYTGEDGFELCFENQYAEQVWQAVFDAGREFDIMPIGLGARDTLRLEMGYALYGHEITDFTNPIEAGLGWITKLHKPTFKGKAACLYAAEHLSRTLVGFELMGRVIARQGFEIFSPNGEKIGTVCSGTLSPTLNKPIGTGYVLLEHREAGSRIYISIRGQLHDAQVVRLPFLSKARRQAAVSAQKN is encoded by the coding sequence GTGAAGCGCACGCCGTTATACCGTGTTCATCAATCGCTGGGCGCAAAGTTTGTCGAGTTTGGCGGCTACGAAATGCCAGTTCAATACCGTAGCGTTCTTGAGGAGCACCACGCTGTGCGGCGCTCAATAGGCGTGTTTGATGTGTCTCACATGGGCGAGTTTGAGCTAATTGGCGAGGGTGCGCAGGCGTTTCTAAACGAGATGCTTACCAATGATGTTAGTCGCCTTGTGCCTGGGCGTGCCCAGTATAATGCGATGCTCTATGAAGGCGATGCCACCTATCCAGATGGCGGTATCGTTGATGACCTTATTGTCTATTGCATTAGCGCCACCCATTTTCTCTTGATTGTCAATGCGAGCAACATTGAAAAAGACTGGGCGTGGCTTTGTCGCCACTTACCGCCGCGCCTTTCGCTCATCAATCGTTCCGATGAGTATTCGCTTTTAGCGGTGCAGGGTCCCAACGCTGAAGCCACCCTGCAGAAACTCACGCTTCTCTCGCTTTCTGAGATGCGATACTACAGTTTTGCACACGGCGTGCTTGCAGGCGTGCCGATGTATGTTGCGCGCACGGGCTACACAGGGGAAGATGGTTTTGAGCTTTGCTTCGAAAATCAGTATGCAGAGCAAGTGTGGCAAGCCGTGTTTGATGCAGGGCGTGAGTTTGATATTATGCCCATCGGATTGGGCGCACGCGATACGCTGCGTCTTGAAATGGGCTATGCGCTTTACGGGCATGAAATTACTGACTTTACCAATCCTATTGAAGCTGGGCTTGGGTGGATTACGAAACTTCACAAGCCCACTTTCAAAGGCAAAGCCGCTTGCCTCTATGCCGCTGAACATTTAAGCCGAACACTGGTCGGGTTTGAACTGATGGGGCGCGTCATTGCCCGTCAAGGCTTTGAGATTTTCTCGCCAAATGGTGAGAAAATTGGCACGGTCTGTAGCGGCACGCTTTCTCCTACGCTCAACAAACCCATCGGCACGGGATATGTCCTGCTTGAGCATCGTGAAGCGGGTTCACGCATCTACATATCTATACGAGGGCAGCTACATGACGCTCAAGTAGTGCGTCTCCCATTTCTCTCAAAAGCACGACGGCAGGCTGCAGTGTCTGCCCAGAAGAACTAA